One window of Anaerolineales bacterium genomic DNA carries:
- a CDS encoding two pore domain potassium channel family protein, with protein MPAFFILLYRFFRSLWHGLQDREFRALFYWVVGILLLGTWFYSKVEGWRALDSLYFTITTLTTVGYGDYYPKTDAGKIFTMIYIFVGIGLLSGFIILMGERSGLIKPLTKQGDKRDDENKLS; from the coding sequence ATGCCCGCGTTCTTCATTCTGCTCTATCGTTTTTTTCGAAGTCTTTGGCATGGTTTACAGGACAGGGAATTTCGCGCCCTTTTCTATTGGGTCGTTGGCATTCTTCTGCTCGGCACGTGGTTCTATTCGAAAGTGGAAGGCTGGCGCGCGCTCGATTCGCTGTATTTCACGATCACCACTCTCACTACCGTAGGTTATGGGGATTATTACCCCAAAACGGACGCGGGTAAGATATTCACGATGATCTACATTTTCGTGGGGATCGGCCTGCTCTCCGGCTTTATCATTCTGATGGGCGAGCGCTCCGGGCTGATCAAGCCTTTGACAAAACAGGGCGATAAGAG
- a CDS encoding RNA methyltransferase, with protein sequence MITSNQNPKIKLVRALLGRPKERREAGAFVVEGVRLVEEAAKGDWRFEIVLYDETLSERGRLQIEGLRLKGVDVEEVSPSVMKSISETEAPQGILAVVEYLQLPIPQSPNFILIPDQVRDPGNLGTLLRSAAASGVDAVLIPPETTDAFAPKVLRSGMGAHFRLPIHEMSWDEIEKTVAGMKVYIADMDGQPFWETDLTKPIALIVGSEAEGVSDNARKVANGKISIPMKGETESLNAGVAGSVLMFEVIRQRNQKES encoded by the coding sequence ATGATCACATCCAACCAAAACCCAAAAATAAAGCTCGTCCGCGCTCTACTGGGACGCCCCAAAGAACGCCGCGAAGCTGGAGCCTTTGTAGTGGAGGGAGTGAGATTGGTGGAAGAAGCAGCGAAGGGAGATTGGAGATTTGAGATTGTCTTGTACGATGAGACGTTGAGCGAGAGGGGCAGGTTACAAATTGAAGGCTTAAGGTTGAAAGGCGTGGATGTGGAAGAAGTCTCCCCCAGTGTGATGAAATCCATTAGTGAAACGGAGGCACCACAGGGTATTCTCGCGGTTGTTGAATATCTCCAATTACCAATTCCCCAATCTCCCAATTTCATCCTCATCCCAGACCAGGTCCGCGACCCGGGGAATTTGGGGACATTGTTGAGGTCTGCGGCGGCATCGGGCGTGGACGCGGTTCTCATTCCGCCCGAAACGACGGATGCATTCGCGCCAAAAGTCCTCCGCTCCGGTATGGGCGCACATTTTCGTCTTCCAATTCACGAAATGAGTTGGGATGAAATTGAAAAAACTGTAGCCGGAATGAAGGTTTACATCGCAGATATGGACGGTCAACCGTTCTGGGAAACCGATCTAACAAAGCCAATCGCTTTGATTGTCGGAAGCGAAGCGGAAGGGGTCAGCGATAACGCGCGGAAGGTGGCGAATGGAAAGATCAGTATTCCCATGAAAGGGGAGACCGAATCCCTCAATGCCGGGGTGGCGGGATCGGTTTTGATGTTCGAGGTCATCAGGCAAAGGAATCAAAAGGAGAGTTAA
- a CDS encoding macro domain-containing protein, with the protein MNSVLIEKTFSSGQLLQIVQGDITIEEVDAIVNAANEHLAHGGGVAWAISKKGGPAIQQESEDWIHKYGLVSHAHPAWTSGGNLPAKYVIHAVGPVWGDTHDVGTSGDEDSKLHDAVTGSLQVADELKCESISLPAISTGIFGFPKDRAAGIIFKAITDNFEKNTNSSVKQVRIVLFDKATIDEFMKIWKLEIE; encoded by the coding sequence ATGAATTCCGTTTTGATCGAAAAAACATTTTCATCAGGTCAATTGCTGCAGATCGTGCAGGGCGACATCACCATCGAGGAAGTGGATGCCATCGTCAACGCCGCGAACGAGCATCTTGCGCACGGCGGCGGGGTGGCATGGGCAATCTCGAAGAAAGGTGGACCAGCGATCCAACAGGAGAGCGAGGATTGGATCCATAAATACGGGTTGGTTTCCCACGCGCATCCTGCATGGACCTCGGGCGGGAATCTGCCTGCGAAATACGTGATCCACGCTGTGGGTCCGGTATGGGGCGATACCCACGATGTGGGCACAAGCGGGGACGAGGATTCCAAATTACATGATGCTGTGACGGGTTCTCTGCAAGTGGCGGACGAATTAAAGTGTGAGTCTATTTCCTTGCCTGCGATCTCCACCGGCATCTTCGGTTTTCCAAAAGACCGCGCGGCGGGAATTATCTTCAAGGCGATTACAGATAATTTTGAGAAGAATACGAATTCCAGTGTGAAGCAAGTTCGCATCGTGCTCTTTGACAAGGCAACGATTGACGAATTTATGAAGATTTGGAAACTGGAAATCGAATAG
- the rplT gene encoding 50S ribosomal protein L20 yields MRVKGGPQGHLRHKKVLKITKGQRGAKHFLFKRANEAMLKSLWYATRDRRVRKRDLRKLWIARINAAARLNGTTYSRLVAAMKKANIEINRKMLADIAVKNPQAFAAVVAQTK; encoded by the coding sequence ATGCGCGTTAAGGGAGGCCCGCAAGGGCACTTACGTCACAAGAAAGTTTTGAAGATCACGAAGGGTCAACGCGGGGCAAAGCACTTTTTGTTCAAGCGCGCCAACGAGGCGATGTTGAAAAGCCTCTGGTATGCGACCCGCGACCGCCGCGTGCGCAAACGCGATCTGCGCAAGTTGTGGATCGCCCGCATCAACGCCGCGGCCCGGCTGAACGGCACCACCTACAGCCGTTTGGTGGCAGCCATGAAGAAGGCGAACATCGAGATCAACCGCAAGATGCTTGCCGATATCGCAGTGAAAAATCCGCAAGCCTTCGCCGCCGTGGTGGCGCAAACGAAATAA
- a CDS encoding 50S ribosomal protein L35, whose protein sequence is MPRKAKPGKKYKLKTHKATSKRFRLTGSGTLVRTKGGKSHLRRRTSDRTKALLSEMVTVQGRKYVKRIKRLAPNMEE, encoded by the coding sequence ATGCCACGCAAAGCAAAACCCGGCAAAAAATATAAATTGAAGACCCATAAGGCGACTTCCAAACGTTTTCGCCTGACGGGTTCCGGCACCCTTGTCCGCACCAAAGGCGGCAAGAGCCACCTGCGCCGACGCACGTCGGACCGCACCAAGGCGCTTTTGAGCGAGATGGTGACAGTGCAGGGCCGCAAGTACGTGAAGCGCATCAAGCGCCTCGCGCCCAACATGGAAGAGTAA
- a CDS encoding translation initiation factor IF-3, whose product MSANEFRVNEGIRVAEVRLIGPDGGNVGVVSIKEALKIAREAEMDLVEVSPGANPPVCRVMDFGKFIYEKAKKEREARKSQTKIEVKEIRLRPKTNSAHRGFKVDDARRWLGQGHKVRVTVKFRGREMDYPEIALEDLKEIAADLADIAVIEVPPQMEGRTMLVVMAPAKAGAAKKKEKPEQAEAKTEA is encoded by the coding sequence ATAAGCGCCAACGAGTTTCGAGTAAATGAGGGCATCCGCGTGGCGGAGGTGCGCCTGATCGGTCCGGATGGGGGCAACGTGGGAGTCGTTTCCATCAAGGAAGCCTTGAAGATCGCACGTGAAGCGGAGATGGACCTGGTAGAGGTCTCGCCCGGTGCGAACCCGCCCGTCTGCCGCGTGATGGATTTCGGTAAATTCATCTACGAGAAGGCGAAGAAGGAACGCGAAGCAAGAAAATCACAAACCAAGATCGAGGTCAAGGAGATCCGCCTGCGCCCCAAGACCAATTCCGCCCATCGCGGCTTCAAAGTGGACGATGCCCGCCGCTGGCTTGGGCAGGGACACAAGGTGCGGGTGACGGTCAAGTTCCGGGGACGCGAAATGGATTACCCCGAGATCGCGCTCGAAGACTTGAAAGAAATTGCCGCCGACCTTGCCGATATCGCCGTCATCGAAGTCCCGCCGCAAATGGAGGGACGCACCATGCTGGTGGTGATGGCTCCCGCAAAAGCTGGGGCGGCGAAAAAGAAAGAGAAACCCGAACAGGCTGAGGCGAAGACCGAGGCGTAG